AGGGCGAGTACAACCGCGAAGTGCAGGACGACGTGACCACCACTGACAACTGGCGCGCCGAGTACGCACTCGACCGATTCCTGACGGACAAGTGGTTCTGGCAGGGCCGCCTGAACTACAAACGCGATCACATCGAAGAGCTTGCGCGCCAGCGCGTGGTCGGTACCGGTCCGGGTTACCAGTTCTGGGATGACGAGCTGGGGGCATTCTCCCTGGGCTCACTGCTTAACCGTACCGACTACCAGTATCGTGATGGCAGCAAGGACAACTTCTATTCGGTCGCCATGAAGTGGGACTACAACCGCTACCTGATCGGCAAGAAGGTCGAGTTCTTCACCAATGGCGAAGTCGGCAAGCCGCTGTCCGGTGTGGCTGACTATGCGCTGGATGCGGAAATGGGCTTGCGCTACAAGGTCACCGACTGGGCTTCGCTGAACCTCAAGGCCGAGCGCGACATCATCAGCGGTACCGACGATGCGGACCTGAGCAAGACCCGCTACACCGCCGGCTTCGGCGTCGCCTGGTAAACAACAAAAAAGATCGCAGCCTTCGCAGGCTGCGATCTTTTTTTGCGCCCGGAAAAACAGACGCCCACAAAAAAGCCCCGCTTTTGAGGGCGGGGCCTTTTACTAAAGAAGCTACAAGTTAGATAACTTGTACTTCTTCAGCTTGCATGCCTTTCTGACCGCGGGTAGCGATGAAAGAAACCTGTTGGCCTTCTTTCAGGCTTTTGAAGCCGTCGGATTGGATAGCTTTGAAGTGAACGAACAGGTCGTCACCGGATTGTGGAGTGATGAAGCCGAAGCCTTTTTCATCGTTGAACCACTTAACGGTACCGGTTTGGCGATTAGACATGGTGTAACTCCTTGAACAAAGATAACTGCGACTCAGGAAGAACCCTGGCCGAGACTGAGTGCAAAGAGCAGGAAAAATTCTTGTAGATGGTTGGATCGAAATTCAACATATCGTGTAGAGATTCTCAGTGACACAAGCAGCACAGTGGCGCCACCTTAACCCTTTTTCCGGAACGTGCCAATGCTTCTTGCGAAGGTTTCTCTGTTTTAGGGATCGGCGGTGTGACGGTTCGTCGCCAGGCCGCGTAATTCCTGCACGTTCGGCGAGAATTGCACCCCGGACTTTGAACCCGGCGGCGCGCCCGGTAAGATGCCGGACAGATTTTTTCCACCTCGCTATTCAGGACACCCGCCATGAGCATCAAATCGGACAAGTGGATTCGCCGCATGGCGCAGGAACACGGCATGATCGAGCCGTTCGTCGAGCGCCAGGTACGTGGCAGCGACGACAGCCGTGTGATCTCCTACGGTGTGTCGAGCTACGGCTACGATGTGCGTTGCACCAATCACTTCAAGGTGTTCACCAACATCAATTCGGCCATCGTCGATCCGAAAAACTTCGACGCTGGCAGCTTCGTCGACGTTCACAGCGACGTCTGCATCATTCCGCCGAACTCCTTCGCCCTGGCCACGACCGTTGAATACTTCCGTATTCCTCGCAATGTCCTGACCATCTGCCTGGGCAAGAGCACCTATGCCCGCTGCGGCATCATCGTCAACGTCACCCCGCTCGAGCCCGAGTGGGAAGGCCAGGTGACCCTGGAGTTCTCGAACACCACCAACCTGCCGGCGAAGATCTACGCCAACGAAGGCGTGGCGCAGATGCTGTTCCTTGAATCCGACGAAGAATGCGAAGTCTCCTACAAGGATCGCGCCGGCAAGTACCAGGGTCAGCGTGGCGTGACCTTGCCACGTACCTGATCCGTCCATCCGGCAGTTACCGGGAATTCTTCGGCGGGTAGACACTCTATGGGGTGTACTGCCCGATTCGCGGACAGCGAAACGGGCCTTCGCCGAGGAGTGCTCCATGAAGATCGATCCGCAAATCACTGCCGAACTGGCAAGGCTCGAGCCCAATCAGGTTGGCGTATTGGCCTGGTCCTTGTTGGCACACCCGCCCATCGCCATGGCTGGCGGAATTCCTCACCAGCCCGATCCCGATACCCCCAACGAAGAACCGACCGAGCCCGGTGAGCCTACCTTGCCGGACAAACCGCCACCCGCGCCCGTCGCTTGATTGAATGTATGGTCCGTCGGCTGAATCCTGAACAGGACCTCAGCCGACGGGCCATATTTCGTTGTCGCCGATGACAAAGATCCGACAGCTGTCTTCCCTCTCCACCGGATAACCGCCGGTGAAGGCGCCGAACGCCGGCAGCAGGCTGATGCGTTCTCCCAGCCTGAAACACGCCAGCCGCAAACGCTGACGCCCCTTGCCGTTCAATCGATAGACCGGGTGTACGTGCCCTGCGAGCACGTGGCGTTCAGGGTGCGGATCGGGTTCGTGCTGCAACGCGAAGGGCCCGAGCAGCAATGGCTCTGGCACCACCCGAATGTTCAGCGTCTGCGGTGGATCACCGGCACGTTTATCGTGATTGCCGCGAATCAGCGTGATTGGCAGATCGGCGTGGCGTGAGCGCCACTCAGACAAAACACTCAAAGTGCCCGAGGCATGCGAACCGGGCCCGTGCAGAAAGTCACCAAGAAAGATCAGTTGCCGACACGGCAGTTTCGCCAGCAATTGCTCGATCACGGCGATGTTGCTCGCCGTGGTGCCCTGCGGCACCGGTTGCCCCAGGCGCCGGTAAGCGGCCGCCTTGCCGAAATGCACATCGGCAATCATCAGCGCCTGTTGCGCCGGCCAGTACAGCGCTTTTTCCGGCAGCAACCAGAGGTCTTCGCCTGCCAGGCGCACGGGGTAGGGCGCGTTCATCAGGATTGGCCCTTGTCAGCGGTTTTCTCCAGGTCGCCGACCATTCGGCGGATGCGGTCGGCAAGTTTTTCCGAACTCATGCTTTCGCGCATGCGTTCCACCAGCAGTGGGAAGCCGAGCGGTGTAGGACGTTTGATCAAATGCATGTCCAGTTTCATCCGGTTGACTCGCTCCAATGTCTGTTCCAGCCGACGAATATCCAGTTCTTCCCGCAGGACTTCTTCCCCGGCCTGCGCCAGTAGCAGGTTATCGGCGTCGTATTGTTTGAACACTTCGAAGAACAGCCCGCTGGAGGCCTGCACCTGACGGGTGCTTTTCGGCGCGCCGGGGTAGCCAGCGAATACGAGTCCGGCAATCCGTGCGATTTCCCGAAAGCGCCGCAGCGCCAGCTCCCCCGCGTTGAGGCTGGCGAGTACATCGCGCAATAAATCCTTGGGACTGAGCAGCGCGCCGTCCAGTTGCGCAGACCAGTCAACGGGCGTGGCGCTGAGCAATTCCAGTCCGTAATCGTTGACCGCAATCGAGAAGGTCACGGGCAGGCGTTGACTGACCCGCCACGCCAGCAAACTGGCCAATCCCAAATGCACCTGACGTCCGGCAAACGGGTAGAGGAAAAGATGCCAGCCTTCGCGGGATTTCAGCACTTCGGCCAGCAGATTGTTGTCGGTCGGCAGGCCCGACCAGCGCATCTGAGTTTCCAGCAACGGTCGCAAGGCCTGCATTTCCGGGCCGGCAAATTCTCCGTGTGCCGCCGCGCTGAAGCGGCTGACCACCGCTTCGGCCAGTTCGCTGGACAGCGGCATGCGTCCGCCATTCCAGCGCGGTACGGCGGCTTTTTTCGCCGTGCTGCGCTTAACGTAGGCGGTCATGTTTTCCACCCGCACCAGTTCCAGCAAGCGTCCGGCGAACAGGAAACCGTCGCCGGGCTTGAGGCGGGCGATGAAGCCTTCTTCAACGCTGCCCAGTTGTTTGCCGCCTCCGCCCTTGCTCCAGAATTTCAAATGGATCGCGGCATCGCTGACGATGGTGCCGATGCTCATCCGATGGCGGCGCGCCAAGCGGGCATCGGGGACACGCCAGATTCCGTGCTCATCCGGTTCGACCCGGCGGTAATCCGGGTACGCCGTCAGCGACATCCCGCCGTGGCGTACGAACGCCAGCGCCCAGGCCCAGTCCGCGAGCGTCAGGTCGCGATAGGCCCAGGCACCACGGACTTCTTCGTACAGCTCATCGGGAATAAAACCACCGCCCAGCGCCATGCTGACCAGGTGCTGAACCAGTACATCCAGCGGTTTGTGCGGTGACAATCGAGGTTCGATCCGTCGTTGCGCCACGGCATCGCGAGCAGCAGCGGCTTCGATCAATTCCAGACTGTGGGTCGGCACCAAGGTGACCCGCGACGTTCGACCGGGCGCATGCCCCGAACGCCCGGCACGCTGCATCAGTCGCGCCACACCTTTGGCCGAGCCAATCTGCAGCACCCGCTCCACCGGCAGGAAATCCACACCCAGATCCAGACTTGACGTGCAGACCACGGCCTTGAGTTGGCCATTCTTCAGCGCCTGCTCAACCCAGTCGCGGGTGTCGCGGGACAGCGAGCTGTGGTGCAGGGCGATCAACCCGGCCCAGTCCGGCCGCGCTTCCAGCAAGGCCTGATACCAGATCTCCGATTGCGCCCGCGTGTTGGTGAACACCAGGCTGCTGGCGCAGACGTCCAGTTCGGCCACCACCTGCGGCAACATTTTCAGACCGATATGCCCGGCCCAGGGAAAGCGTTCGATCGCCGGAGGGAGCAGCGTGTCGACCTTGAGCGACTTTTCGCTTTGCCCCTGAATACTGACGCCGTCGCCCTGTGGGATCAGCACCTGTTCGGCGTGGGACTGATTGCCGAGCGTCGCGGAAACGCCCCAGACGATCAGCCCCGGCTGCCAGCGCCGCAACCGGGCGAGGGCCAGTTGCAACTGCACGCCGCGCTTGTTACCGAGCAGTTCATGCCACTCGTCCACCACGACCATGCGTAACGTCGACAACGCCGTTTGCGCATCGGCGCGGGCGAGCATCAGGGTCAGGCTTTCCGGGGTGGTGATCAGCGTGGTGGGCAGACGCCGGTTCTGTCGGGCGCGTTCGCTGCTGCCGGTGTCGCCGGTGCGCAGGCCGACGCTCCAGGGAATCTGCAGATCGTCCAGCGGTGTTTGCAGAGAGCGCGCAGTGTCGGCGGCCAGCGCCCGCATCGGGGTAATCCACAAAACGGTCAGCGGTTCGGCGGGCGGTGGGCGTTTGCGGGTGGTATCAGCAACAGGCCCGGAGCGGGCAAAGCGATTGAGCGCGGCAAACCAGACCGCGTAGGTTTTACCCGCGCCGGTGCTGGCGTGCAGCAGGCCGGATTCGCCGCGTTTGACCGCCGCCCACACCTGCTTCTGAAAGGCGAACGGCTTCCAGTCGCGGGCGCTGAACCAGTGTCTGGCGAAGTCGGTAGAAGTGCCCATGCCGGCGACGTGTGCTCTGAAGGTGTTCCTTCAGTGACCGCGCCGGCCGGGCAATAGTTTTACTTGAGATTGCCGCTAAGGAATTGCTTCAGACGTTCGCTTTTCGGATTGCCCAGCACTTCTTCGGGCGCGCCTTCTTCTTCCACCAGCCCCTGATGCAGGAACAGCACTTGGCTCGAGACCTTGCGCGCAAAGCTCATCTCATGGGTGACCATGATCATGGTCCGGCCTTCTTCGGCCAGGCCCTGAATCACCTTGAGCACTTCGCCGACCAGCTCCGGGTCGAGCGCCGAAGTCGGTTCGTCGAACAGCATGACCTCCGGCTCCATCGCCAGGGCCCGGGCAATCGCTACCCGTTGCTGCTGGCCGCCGGAGAGGAACGCCGGGTACTGATCCGCCACCCGCGCCGGCAGACCGACCTTTTCCAGATAACGCCGGGCGCGGTCGTCGGCTTCCTGCTTGCTGCAACCCAGCACCCGGCGCGGGGCCATGGTGATGTTTTCCAGCACGGTCATGTGGCTCCACAGGTTGAAGTGCTGGAACACCATCGCCAGCCGGGTGCGCAGGCGTTGCAGTTCATCGGCGTCGGCGACGTGCATGCCGTGGCGGTCGGTGACCATGCGGATCGCCTGGCCATCGAGGCTCATCGCGCCGTCGTTGGGTTGTTCGAGAAAGTTGATGCAGCGCAAAAAGGTGCTTTTGCCCGAGCCGCTGGCGCCGATCAGGCTGATCACGTCGCCGGTCTTGGCCTTGAGCGAGACGCCTTTGAGCACCTGATGGTCGCCATAGCTTTTGTGCAGGCCTTCAACGGTCAATTTGTACATGGGACAGGCATCCTCAAGGCGAAAGTAGATAGCCGCTGCGATAGGCTTCGGCGCCCGCGACGTGGGCGATCACCATCCCGGCGGTGGCCATGCGCCGCAACGAGCGGGCATAGAGCAGACCGGAAGCGGTGCAATGGACTGGCGTAACCCGGTCGCTGATCGGGTCGATGATTTCGGCGATTTTCTGCCCGGCTTCCAGCCATTGGCCGGGTGTGGCGCTGTAGACCAGCAGGCCGCCGACGGGAGTAGCTACCGGCTCCACGCCGGCCAACGGTGTGGCGGGATGTGGCAGGACCGGTAAGGTTTTGGGTTCGCCGACGATGGCGCCGAAATGAATCAGGTAATCGATCAGCGCCTGGCAATCGCGACTGGCCAGCGGATGGGTGACATCCCCCTGACCGCGCAACTCGACGGTGACCGAGAAACTGCCGAGCGGAATCTCGAAGTGTTCGCCGAAGCGCTCCTTCAATTGCCACCACAGCAGGGTGAAGCACTCGTCGAACGACTGGCCGCCGGAGTCGGTGGCCAGCAGGCTTGCCTGGGATTCGATATAGCGCGCCAGCGGCTCGACCTGCGGCCAGGCCTCGGGCGTGGTGTAGAGGTGAACCACGGATTCGAAATCGCAGTGCAGGTCCAGCACCATGTCCGCATCGCAGGCCAGCCGTTGCAGGGTCAGGCGCTGGGATTGCAACTGAGTCGTGGCGGTGTGGCGTGCGAGGGCGTTGCGCAGGCTGGATCGGATCAGTTCTAGGTTGCGCTGCGGGTCGTCGCACAGCTGCGCTTCGATTTCGTTGCCGATTTCTTCGCTGAGATCGACGAACCAGCGATTGAAGTTCTGCCCGCTCTCCAGCTCGTAGCGGCCCAGTGGCACATCCATCAGCACTTGTTCGAGGCCGATCGGGTTGGCGACCGGCACCAGCACGATTTCGCTGCGCAGGCGGCCGGCGGCTTCCAACTCCGCCAGACGCTGCTTGAGGTGCCAGGCCACGAGCATGCCGGGCAGTTCGTCGGCATGCAGCGAGGACTGGATGTAAATCTTGCCCTGGGCCTTGTCCGGGCCGAAGTGAAAACTGTGGATCTGTCGTGCGGTCCCCGGCAGCGGGGCCTGCAGGTCGTGTATCTGGTGGCGCATCTCAAAAGGGTCCTAGTGGGTCGGGCCAAGGAAGGCCAGCCATCGGCGTTCGGCAAGGCGGAACAGGCCGACCAGCGCAAAGGTGATGGTCAGGTAGATCAGCGCGGCGATGCCGAACGACTGGAAGGTCAGGAAGGTCGCCGAGTTGGCGTCCCGCGCGACTTTCAGGATGTCGGGGATGGTCGCGGTGAAGGCCACGGTGGTCGAGTGCAGCATCAGGATCACTTCGTTGCTGTAGTACGGCAACGAACGGCGCAGCGCCGACGGCATGATCACGTAGGCATACAACTTCCAGCCGGTCAGGCCGTAGGCCTTGGCCGCTTCGACTTCGCCGTGGTTCATGCTGCGAATGGCCCCGGCGAAAATCTCCGTGGTGTAGGCGCAGGTGTTGAGGGCGAAGGCCAGGATCGTGCAGTTCATCGCATCGCGGAAGAAACTGTCGAGCACCGGTTGCGCACGCACGGCGGCCAGGCTGTAGATCCCGGTGTAGCAGATCAGCAACTGGATATAGAGCGGCGTGCCACGGAACAGGTAGGTGTAGAACTGCACCGGCCAGCGGATGTAGAAGTGCGGCGAAACGCGGGCGATCGACAGCGGAATCGACACGAGGAAACCGAAGAAGATCGAGGCGCTGAGCAGCCACATCGTCATCGCAAGGCCGGTGATGTTCTGGCCGTCGGTATAAAGGAAGGCTTTCCAGTATTCCTGCAGGAGTTCGATCATCGTACGGCCTCCCGGGCACCGGCGGCGTAGCGGCGTTCGAGCCAGCGCAGGATGAAGTTCGAGGCGCTGGTGATCAGCAGGTAGATCAACGCGGCGAGGACCAGGAAGTAAAACAGTTGATAGGTGCTTTTACCGGCGTCCTGCGCAGCCTTGACCAGATCAGCCAGGCCGATGATCGAAACCAGCGCGGTAGCCTTGAGCATCACCATCCAGTTGTTGCCGATGCCCGGCAGGGCGAAGCGCATCATTTGCGGGAACACCACGAAACGAAAGCGCTGGCCGCGCTTGAGGCCGTAGGCAGTGGCGGCTTCGACCTGACCGCGCGGCACGGCGAGAATCGCCCCGCGGAAGGTTTCAGTGAAATATGCGCCATAAATGAAGCCCAGGGTCAGGACCCCGGCGCTGAACGGGTCGATTTCGATGTATTCCCATTCCATGTAATCGGTGAGCGTCGTCAGCCAGGTTTGCAGGCTGTAGAAGATCAGCAGCATCAGCACCAGGTCCGGCACCCCGCGAATCAGCGTGGTGTAGAGCTGGGCGGGCAGGCGCAGCAGTTTGACTTTTGACAGCTTGGCACTGGCGCCGATCAGGCCGAGCAACACGGCCACCAGCAGCGACAACGCCGACAATTTGATGGTCATCCAGGTGCCTTCCAACAGCAAAGGGCCAAAACCCTTGAGGCTGAAGGCGGAGAGCCCCAGATTTTGTAAGAGGTTTTCGAACATAAATCAGCAACCTGACTGAATGAAAAAGGCGCCCATCGAGGATGGGCGCCGGGGCATTATTTGCCGCTGTACAGATTCAGATCGCCAAAGTGTTTCTTTTGAATCTCGGCGTATTTGCCATCATCGTGTAACGCTTTGATACCTTTATCCAAAAGCGCTTTCAGCTCGGTGTTACCTTTCTTAATACCGACAGCGGTCTTGGCTGGCAGCAAGTGGTTGTCGACCGCCTCGCTGACGGCATAGTCGGCGCCCTGTGGCGACTTCAGAAAGCCCAGTTCAGCCTGCAACATGTCCTGAATGCCCGCATCGAGACGGCCGGAAGTCAGGTCGGAATACACCTGGTCCTGGTTCTGATAGGCCTGGGTTTTCACGCCGGCCTTGTCCAGCACGGCTTTGGCATAGGCTTCCTGGATGGTGCCTTGCTCGTAGCCGACGGTTTTGCCTTTCAACGAAGCGACGTCGTTGGTGATGCCCGAACCTTTTTTCGACACGTAAGCAGTCGGGCCGGAGAACAGCTCGCTGGAGAAGTCGATGACTTTTTCGCGGGCTTCGGTAACGGTCATCGACGAGATCACACCGTCGAATTTATTGGCCTTGAGGCCCGGAATCATGCCGTCGAAGTCACTTTCGACCCATTTGCACTTGACCTTCAGCTCGGCGCAGATCGCGTTGCCCAGATCGATGTCGAAGCCAACCAGGCTGCCGTCTGCCGCTTTCGACTCGAACGGTGCGTAGGAAGGGTCAACGCCAAACCGCAGTTCTTTGTATTCCTTGGCCAGCGCGGAGCCGGCGGCCATGCACAACGCCAGTGCAGAAAGGGTCAGCAATGCTTTTTTCATTATTCAATCCCTAAGAACCAATATGAGCGCTTGTGGCGCGGAATGATTGTTACTGGAGCGCTTACGACTTATAGAAAGTAGCAATTTCCGAACCAGAGTCCCGAACAAGTGTTTTAAAAGGTGTAGGAAGTGCATGCCGGGGCCGGTCAGTGCACGAAAACGGGCGCGCCGGAAAAGCTGCACCAGAATAGTTCGGTGCAGGGATTTCCGGGTGTCAGGGGGAAGGGATCAGACCAACAGCTCTTGCAAGGTCGCCAGGCTGTCGGCCTCGTCCACGGTCTTGTCCTGGCGCCAGCGCAGCATGCGCGGGAAGCGCACGGCGATGCCGCTCTTGTGCCGGCGGGAGAGGGCGATGCCTTCGAAGCCCAGTTCGAACACCAGGCTGGGGGTCACGCTGCTGACCGGGCCGAATTTTTCCACGGTGGTCTTGCGAACGATGCTGTCGACCTCACGCATTTCCGCGTCGGTCAGCCCGGAATAGGCCTTGGCGAACGGTACCAGCGCCCGCGCACTGGAACCGGGCGGGCCGTCCCACACCGCAAAGGTGTAATCGCTGTAGAGGCTGGCGCGGCGACCGTGGCCGCGTTGGGCGTAGATCAACACCGCGTCGACGCTGTACGGGTCGACCTTCCATTTCCACCACACGCCCATGTCCTTGGTGCGGCCGACGCCGTACATCGCGTCCCGCGCCTTGAGCATCATGCCTTCGACCCCGAGGCGCCTGGAGGCCTCACGCTGGCGGGCGAGGTCGAACCAGTCGTCACCCGTCAGGATCGGCGAGGGCAACAGCACCGGGTTGTTGCAGCGGGCGATGACCTGCTCCAGTTGTTCACGACGCTTGGCCTGAGGCTGGTTGCGCCAGTCTTCGCCCTGCCATTCGAGCAGGTCGTAGGCGAGTACCACCACCGGCGCGTCTTCGAGGATTTTCCGGTCCAGCGACTTGCGGCCGATCCGCTGTTGCAACAGCGCGAAGGGTTGCACCGCCGGGGCTTCCGTCGACTGCGGATCGAAGGCATCTTCGGTGACCGGGCGGTTGTTCTTCCACACCACGATTTCGCCGTCGATCACTGTGCCGTCGGGCAAACCGTGCACCAGCGTGTCGAGTTCGGGAAAGCGCTCGGTGACCAGTTCTTCGCCCCGGGACCAGATCCACAGTTTGCCGTCACGCTTGACCACCTGCGCGCGGATGCCATCCCACTTCCACTCCACCTGCCAGTTGCTTGCAGGCCCGAGCAGTGCGTCGAAGGTTTCCACCGGTTGCGCCAAGGCATGGGCGAGGAAGAACGGGTAGGGCTGGCCACCGCGTTGGGCGTGTTCGTCGCTGGATTCGGGGGCGATCAGTTTCAGGTAGCTGGCGGCGTTCGGCCGGTTGGACAAATCGGTGTAACCCACCAATCGTTGCGCCACGCGTTTGCTGTCCAGCCCGGCCATGGAGGCCAGGGCGCGGGTCACCAGCAGTTTGGACACGCCGACCCGGAAGCTGCCGGTGATCAGTTTGATGCACAGCATCAGGCTCGGCCGATCCAGTTGCGCCCACAGTGCGGGCAGTTGGTGAGCGAGGTATTCCGGGGTTTCACCGCGCAGGGGCAGCAGTTTGTCTTCGATCCATTCGGCGAGGCCGGCCTCGGAGGTGTGCGGGTGTTCCGGCAGCACCAGCGAGATGGTTTCCGCCAGATCGCCGACTGCTTGATAACTCTCCTCGAACAGCCACGGCGCCAGCCCGGACACTTCGACTGCCAGATCCCGCAGGATCCGCACCGGCACCAGTTGCCGAGGCCGCCCGCCGGACAAAAAGTACACCGCCCACGCGGCATCCTGCGGTTGCGCATGGGCGAAGTAGGTTTGCATGGCCGCCAGTTTGGCGTTGCTGGAGGTGGTGGCGTCGAGTTCGGCGTACAACCCGGCGAAGTCTTTCATGGTTGCACCTCGGCAACGGCGGGCGAGACGGTGGAAAGCTCTTCTTCATCGTCACCGTATTCGGTGTTGAAACCTTGTGCGTCCAGCCCTTTTTCGCGCAGATGGCGCACCAGCACGCCAATCGAGCCGTGGGTGACCATCACTCGCTCGGCGCCGGTCTGTTCGATGGCCCACAGCAGGCCGGGCCAGTCGGCGTGATCCGAAAGCACGAAACCGCGATCGACCCCGCGCCGCCGGCGGGTGCCGCGCAGGCGCATCCAGCCGCTGGCGAAACTGTCGCTGTAATCGCCGAACCGGCGCATCCAGCTGCTGCCGCCGGCTGACGGCGGGGCGATGACCAGCGCCTGGCGCATCATCGGGTCGTTCTTTTTCACGTCGCCGGCGTAGATGGTTGGCGGCAGATAGACGCCGGCCTCGCGGTACACGCGGTTCAGCGGCTCGACCGCACCGTGGCTGAGGATCGGGCCGAGCGTTTCGTCGATGCCGTGGAGAATCCGCTGGGCCTTGCCGAACGAATAGCAGAACAGCACGCTGGCCTTGCCGGCCTCGATGTTGGCCTGCCACCACTGATTGATCTCGGCGAACACCTGCGCCTGCGGCTGCCAGCGATAGATCGGCAGGCCGAAGGTCGATTCGGTGATGAAGGTGTGGCAGCGCACCGGTTCGAACGGCGCGCAGGTGCCGTCGGGTTCGATCTTGTAATCGCCGGACGCGACCCAGACTTCGCCGCCGTATTCCAGCCGCACCTGAGCCGAGCCGAGCACATGGCCGGCGGGATGAAAACTTAAGGTGACGCCGTGATGGGTCAGGCGCTGGCCGTAGTCGAGGGTTTGCAGGTTGATGTCCGCACCCAGACGCGCGCGCAAAATCCCTTCACCGGCGCTGGCGGCCAGGTAATGCTGA
The window above is part of the Pseudomonas fluorescens genome. Proteins encoded here:
- a CDS encoding ligase-associated DNA damage response exonuclease, which codes for MDLVIARPEGLYCPAGDFYIDPWRPVERSVITHAHGDHARGGNQHYLAASAGEGILRARLGADINLQTLDYGQRLTHHGVTLSFHPAGHVLGSAQVRLEYGGEVWVASGDYKIEPDGTCAPFEPVRCHTFITESTFGLPIYRWQPQAQVFAEINQWWQANIEAGKASVLFCYSFGKAQRILHGIDETLGPILSHGAVEPLNRVYREAGVYLPPTIYAGDVKKNDPMMRQALVIAPPSAGGSSWMRRFGDYSDSFASGWMRLRGTRRRRGVDRGFVLSDHADWPGLLWAIEQTGAERVMVTHGSIGVLVRHLREKGLDAQGFNTEYGDDEEELSTVSPAVAEVQP
- a CDS encoding ATP-dependent DNA ligase, with product MKDFAGLYAELDATTSSNAKLAAMQTYFAHAQPQDAAWAVYFLSGGRPRQLVPVRILRDLAVEVSGLAPWLFEESYQAVGDLAETISLVLPEHPHTSEAGLAEWIEDKLLPLRGETPEYLAHQLPALWAQLDRPSLMLCIKLITGSFRVGVSKLLVTRALASMAGLDSKRVAQRLVGYTDLSNRPNAASYLKLIAPESSDEHAQRGGQPYPFFLAHALAQPVETFDALLGPASNWQVEWKWDGIRAQVVKRDGKLWIWSRGEELVTERFPELDTLVHGLPDGTVIDGEIVVWKNNRPVTEDAFDPQSTEAPAVQPFALLQQRIGRKSLDRKILEDAPVVVLAYDLLEWQGEDWRNQPQAKRREQLEQVIARCNNPVLLPSPILTGDDWFDLARQREASRRLGVEGMMLKARDAMYGVGRTKDMGVWWKWKVDPYSVDAVLIYAQRGHGRRASLYSDYTFAVWDGPPGSSARALVPFAKAYSGLTDAEMREVDSIVRKTTVEKFGPVSSVTPSLVFELGFEGIALSRRHKSGIAVRFPRMLRWRQDKTVDEADSLATLQELLV